Proteins co-encoded in one Stomoxys calcitrans chromosome 5, idStoCalc2.1, whole genome shotgun sequence genomic window:
- the LOC106085166 gene encoding antichymotrypsin-2 isoform X4, whose amino-acid sequence MTVKAPTIVGICAMLLILTDPSMQDSTTLMNDADFTKSSENFAFRLASQLVKPNEKKNIIFSPFSIQTCLSMARMGATGQTAAEMDKGLGFPAVKEETLADKYFAILSQYANSNILKIANKIYVMKNYEVLTKFNDLLTQKFFSKAENIDFAQNTQAANNINSWVETKTNHLIKNLISPDLLNKDTRMVLLNAIHFKGEWVNSFPERNTKDKDFYLDEQNKVKVKMMHVRSRFRYGEFAELDATALEMRYKDSDLSMLVLLPKSRTGLAKLEEKLKSVSLNELAQKMYTTDVIVDFPKFKTEFNVELSGVLQQLGMARMFSREAEFGNMLNTTERLAVSKVIHKAFIDVNEKGTEAAAATGMTMMRITSASLPPPSPKVFNANHPFYYIVRNTKGMNLFQGSQLVFK is encoded by the exons TGAAAGCTCCCACTATTGTGGGCATTTGTGCTATGCTCCTCATTTTAACAGATCCCAGCATGCAGGATTCCACCACCCTCATGAATGATGCAGATTTTACCAAAAGCTCAGAAAACTTCGCTTTTAGGCTTGCCTCCCAATTGGTTAAAcctaatgaaaagaaaaatatcattttttCACCATTCTCCATTCAAACATGTCTGTCAATGGCTCGCATGGGAGCTACCGGGCAAACAGCTGCCGAAATGGACAAAGGATTGGGCTTTCCCGCGGTAAAGGAGGAAACCTTGGCCGATAAGTACTTTGCGATCTTATCTCAATATGCTAATAGCAACATTTTGAAGATCGCCAATAAGATTTATGTCATGAAGAACTATGAAGTACTGACCAAGTTCAATGATTTGCTTACCCAAAAATTCTTCTCAAAGGCTGAAAATATCGATTTTGCTCAGAATACCCAAGCAGCCAATAACATTAACTCATGGGTGGAAACGAAAACTAATCATTTGATCAAGAACCTTATATCGCCGGACTTGTTGAACAAGGATACACGCATGGTGTTGTTGAATGCCATTCACTTTAAGGGAGAGTGGGTGAATAGCTTTCCGGAAAGAAATACCAAGGACAAAGATTTCTATTTGGATGAACAGAACAAAGTCAAGGTGAAAATGATGCATGTTCGTTCTCGTTTTCGCTATGGCGAATTTGCAGAACTGGATGCCACTGCATTGGAAATGCGTTACAAAGATTCTGATCTATCCATGTTGGTGTTGTTGCCCAAGTCTCGCACTGGCTTAGCCAAGTTGGAGGAGAAACTGAAGTCGGTATCGCTAAACGAATTGGCCCAGAAAATGTATACTACTGACGTCATTGTAGACTTCCCGAAATTTAAGACCGAATTCAATGTAGAACTAAGCGGAGTTCTTCAACAG TTGGGCATGGCACGCATGTTCTCCAGAGAGGCTGAGTTTGGCAATATGTTGAACACAACAGAGCGTTTGGCAGTTTCGAAAGTAATTCACAAGGCCTTCATTGATGTTAACGAAAAAGGAACGGAGGCTGCTGCTGCCACAG GTATGACAATGATGCGGATAACCTCTGCAAGTCTGCCACCACCCAGTCCTAAAGTATTCAATGCCAATCATCCATTCTATTATATTGTTAGGAACACAAAAGGAATGAATTTGTTCCAGGGTTCCCAACTAGTATTCAAATAA
- the LOC106085166 gene encoding antitrypsin isoform X1, with the protein MTVKAPTIVGICAMLLILTDPSMQDSTTLMNDADFTKSSENFAFRLASQLVKPNEKKNIIFSPFSIQTCLSMARMGATGQTAAEMDKGLGFPAVKEETLADKYFAILSQYANSNILKIANKIYVMKNYEVLTKFNDLLTQKFFSKAENIDFAQNTQAANNINSWVETKTNHLIKNLISPDLLNKDTRMVLLNAIHFKGEWVNSFPERNTKDKDFYLDEQNKVKVKMMHVRSRFRYGEFAELDATALEMRYKDSDLSMLVLLPKSRTGLAKLEEKLKSVSLNELAQKMYTTDVIVDFPKFKTEFNVELSGVLQQLGMARMFSREAEFGNMLNTTERLAVSKVIHKAFIDVNEKGTEAAAATGITMKSRGRSAQPRPPPPKIFNTDHPFYYFIRNINGINMFQGSQLSFN; encoded by the exons TGAAAGCTCCCACTATTGTGGGCATTTGTGCTATGCTCCTCATTTTAACAGATCCCAGCATGCAGGATTCCACCACCCTCATGAATGATGCAGATTTTACCAAAAGCTCAGAAAACTTCGCTTTTAGGCTTGCCTCCCAATTGGTTAAAcctaatgaaaagaaaaatatcattttttCACCATTCTCCATTCAAACATGTCTGTCAATGGCTCGCATGGGAGCTACCGGGCAAACAGCTGCCGAAATGGACAAAGGATTGGGCTTTCCCGCGGTAAAGGAGGAAACCTTGGCCGATAAGTACTTTGCGATCTTATCTCAATATGCTAATAGCAACATTTTGAAGATCGCCAATAAGATTTATGTCATGAAGAACTATGAAGTACTGACCAAGTTCAATGATTTGCTTACCCAAAAATTCTTCTCAAAGGCTGAAAATATCGATTTTGCTCAGAATACCCAAGCAGCCAATAACATTAACTCATGGGTGGAAACGAAAACTAATCATTTGATCAAGAACCTTATATCGCCGGACTTGTTGAACAAGGATACACGCATGGTGTTGTTGAATGCCATTCACTTTAAGGGAGAGTGGGTGAATAGCTTTCCGGAAAGAAATACCAAGGACAAAGATTTCTATTTGGATGAACAGAACAAAGTCAAGGTGAAAATGATGCATGTTCGTTCTCGTTTTCGCTATGGCGAATTTGCAGAACTGGATGCCACTGCATTGGAAATGCGTTACAAAGATTCTGATCTATCCATGTTGGTGTTGTTGCCCAAGTCTCGCACTGGCTTAGCCAAGTTGGAGGAGAAACTGAAGTCGGTATCGCTAAACGAATTGGCCCAGAAAATGTATACTACTGACGTCATTGTAGACTTCCCGAAATTTAAGACCGAATTCAATGTAGAACTAAGCGGAGTTCTTCAACAG TTGGGCATGGCACGCATGTTCTCCAGAGAGGCTGAGTTTGGCAATATGTTGAACACAACAGAGCGTTTGGCAGTTTCGAAAGTAATTCACAAGGCCTTCATTGATGTTAACGAAAAAGGAACGGAGGCTGCTGCTGCCACAG GTATAACAATGAAGTCGCGAGGAAGATCTGCACAACCACGACCACCACCTCCTAAAATATTCAATACCGATCATCCATTCTATTACTTCATAAGAAACATAAACGGAATAAATATGTTCCAGGGTTCTCAATTATCTTTTAATTAA
- the LOC106085166 gene encoding antichymotrypsin-2 isoform X3 yields the protein MTVKAPTIVGICAMLLILTDPSMQDSTTLMNDADFTKSSENFAFRLASQLVKPNEKKNIIFSPFSIQTCLSMARMGATGQTAAEMDKGLGFPAVKEETLADKYFAILSQYANSNILKIANKIYVMKNYEVLTKFNDLLTQKFFSKAENIDFAQNTQAANNINSWVETKTNHLIKNLISPDLLNKDTRMVLLNAIHFKGEWVNSFPERNTKDKDFYLDEQNKVKVKMMHVRSRFRYGEFAELDATALEMRYKDSDLSMLVLLPKSRTGLAKLEEKLKSVSLNELAQKMYTTDVIVDFPKFKTEFNVELSGVLQQLGMARMFSREAEFGNMLNTTERLAVSKVIHKAFIDVNEKGTEAAAATGMIIKTKKSSGSKPKPPKAFNADHAFYYCIRNNGGITLFQGVQVQFQ from the exons TGAAAGCTCCCACTATTGTGGGCATTTGTGCTATGCTCCTCATTTTAACAGATCCCAGCATGCAGGATTCCACCACCCTCATGAATGATGCAGATTTTACCAAAAGCTCAGAAAACTTCGCTTTTAGGCTTGCCTCCCAATTGGTTAAAcctaatgaaaagaaaaatatcattttttCACCATTCTCCATTCAAACATGTCTGTCAATGGCTCGCATGGGAGCTACCGGGCAAACAGCTGCCGAAATGGACAAAGGATTGGGCTTTCCCGCGGTAAAGGAGGAAACCTTGGCCGATAAGTACTTTGCGATCTTATCTCAATATGCTAATAGCAACATTTTGAAGATCGCCAATAAGATTTATGTCATGAAGAACTATGAAGTACTGACCAAGTTCAATGATTTGCTTACCCAAAAATTCTTCTCAAAGGCTGAAAATATCGATTTTGCTCAGAATACCCAAGCAGCCAATAACATTAACTCATGGGTGGAAACGAAAACTAATCATTTGATCAAGAACCTTATATCGCCGGACTTGTTGAACAAGGATACACGCATGGTGTTGTTGAATGCCATTCACTTTAAGGGAGAGTGGGTGAATAGCTTTCCGGAAAGAAATACCAAGGACAAAGATTTCTATTTGGATGAACAGAACAAAGTCAAGGTGAAAATGATGCATGTTCGTTCTCGTTTTCGCTATGGCGAATTTGCAGAACTGGATGCCACTGCATTGGAAATGCGTTACAAAGATTCTGATCTATCCATGTTGGTGTTGTTGCCCAAGTCTCGCACTGGCTTAGCCAAGTTGGAGGAGAAACTGAAGTCGGTATCGCTAAACGAATTGGCCCAGAAAATGTATACTACTGACGTCATTGTAGACTTCCCGAAATTTAAGACCGAATTCAATGTAGAACTAAGCGGAGTTCTTCAACAG TTGGGCATGGCACGCATGTTCTCCAGAGAGGCTGAGTTTGGCAATATGTTGAACACAACAGAGCGTTTGGCAGTTTCGAAAGTAATTCACAAGGCCTTCATTGATGTTAACGAAAAAGGAACGGAGGCTGCTGCTGCCACAG GCATgataataaaaactaaaaaatcttcAGGCAGCAAACCGAAACCTCCAAAAGCTTTTAATGCCGACCACGCCTTTTACTATTGCATAAGGAATAACGGAGGCATAACATTGTTCCAGGGTGTCCAAGTACAGTTTCAATAG
- the LOC106085166 gene encoding antichymotrypsin-2 isoform X2, translating to MTVKAPTIVGICAMLLILTDPSMQDSTTLMNDADFTKSSENFAFRLASQLVKPNEKKNIIFSPFSIQTCLSMARMGATGQTAAEMDKGLGFPAVKEETLADKYFAILSQYANSNILKIANKIYVMKNYEVLTKFNDLLTQKFFSKAENIDFAQNTQAANNINSWVETKTNHLIKNLISPDLLNKDTRMVLLNAIHFKGEWVNSFPERNTKDKDFYLDEQNKVKVKMMHVRSRFRYGEFAELDATALEMRYKDSDLSMLVLLPKSRTGLAKLEEKLKSVSLNELAQKMYTTDVIVDFPKFKTEFNVELSGVLQQLGMARMFSREAEFGNMLNTTERLAVSKVIHKAFIDVNEKGTEAAAATGITMSRVKSAKQLRPPPPKIFNADHPYYYFIRNKNGINLFQGSQLSFN from the exons TGAAAGCTCCCACTATTGTGGGCATTTGTGCTATGCTCCTCATTTTAACAGATCCCAGCATGCAGGATTCCACCACCCTCATGAATGATGCAGATTTTACCAAAAGCTCAGAAAACTTCGCTTTTAGGCTTGCCTCCCAATTGGTTAAAcctaatgaaaagaaaaatatcattttttCACCATTCTCCATTCAAACATGTCTGTCAATGGCTCGCATGGGAGCTACCGGGCAAACAGCTGCCGAAATGGACAAAGGATTGGGCTTTCCCGCGGTAAAGGAGGAAACCTTGGCCGATAAGTACTTTGCGATCTTATCTCAATATGCTAATAGCAACATTTTGAAGATCGCCAATAAGATTTATGTCATGAAGAACTATGAAGTACTGACCAAGTTCAATGATTTGCTTACCCAAAAATTCTTCTCAAAGGCTGAAAATATCGATTTTGCTCAGAATACCCAAGCAGCCAATAACATTAACTCATGGGTGGAAACGAAAACTAATCATTTGATCAAGAACCTTATATCGCCGGACTTGTTGAACAAGGATACACGCATGGTGTTGTTGAATGCCATTCACTTTAAGGGAGAGTGGGTGAATAGCTTTCCGGAAAGAAATACCAAGGACAAAGATTTCTATTTGGATGAACAGAACAAAGTCAAGGTGAAAATGATGCATGTTCGTTCTCGTTTTCGCTATGGCGAATTTGCAGAACTGGATGCCACTGCATTGGAAATGCGTTACAAAGATTCTGATCTATCCATGTTGGTGTTGTTGCCCAAGTCTCGCACTGGCTTAGCCAAGTTGGAGGAGAAACTGAAGTCGGTATCGCTAAACGAATTGGCCCAGAAAATGTATACTACTGACGTCATTGTAGACTTCCCGAAATTTAAGACCGAATTCAATGTAGAACTAAGCGGAGTTCTTCAACAG TTGGGCATGGCACGCATGTTCTCCAGAGAGGCTGAGTTTGGCAATATGTTGAACACAACAGAGCGTTTGGCAGTTTCGAAAGTAATTCACAAGGCCTTCATTGATGTTAACGAAAAAGGAACGGAGGCTGCTGCTGCCACAG GTATAACAATGTCACGTGTAAAATCTGCCAAACAATTACGACCACCACCACCTAAAATATTCAATGCTGATCATCCTTACTATTATTTCATAAGaaataaaaatggaattaattTATTCCAGGGTTCTCAATTATCATTTAATTAA